From one Thermatribacter velox genomic stretch:
- a CDS encoding ISLre2 family transposase translates to MNIVQQILKGFQRVMEISLHSLEEGMNFQEFEEKLWEVMNGMGKDILKAVLEARDQEIWKERERRLTWEVVRKNNSRTILTLFGDVSYQRTYYRNKSTGEYLHLLDEQAGFKKRRRIDPLLEALILEKATDCSYQKAGREILPKHQEVTVSPEVVKRLVHNLKKEEVGEEALLDQGKETIQKKCCQYLFIEADEDHVSWQRKRKKSTNQTGERKKRKKKRLLAKLVYVHEGKENPNSGRVQLKNSHYFAGLYQDTENLFYEVLDYLEEHYDLDKVNCIFLGGDGASWIKKGLEILPKSLFVLDRFHLVKRLQAALHHNTFLEKKVWKALEEGSWEKVQAILLRALSESRDSQERAKLEDLFLYLKNNWEGILNSKRYKELHLAVSAEGHVSHVLSARLSHRPMGWGKKGADHMSYLRALKFNRCSIRDFYLRTHKQELPAFTLSPENIQKEKEKGKQVIQEVYGNIPVMKGPVDTLRLTIKALTQEMSWIPVI, encoded by the coding sequence ATGAATATAGTACAGCAAATTTTGAAAGGATTCCAGAGGGTAATGGAAATATCACTCCATTCTCTGGAAGAGGGAATGAACTTCCAGGAATTTGAGGAGAAGCTCTGGGAAGTCATGAATGGTATGGGAAAGGATATCTTAAAAGCAGTGCTTGAAGCCAGAGATCAGGAAATCTGGAAAGAAAGAGAGAGAAGGTTAACCTGGGAAGTGGTACGCAAGAACAATTCCAGAACCATCCTCACCCTGTTTGGGGATGTTAGCTATCAAAGGACCTACTACCGGAATAAATCTACTGGGGAATACCTGCACCTGCTGGATGAGCAGGCTGGGTTCAAAAAGAGAAGAAGAATTGACCCCTTGCTGGAAGCTCTGATTTTAGAGAAAGCCACTGATTGCTCCTACCAGAAAGCTGGAAGAGAAATCCTGCCTAAACATCAGGAAGTAACAGTGAGTCCGGAGGTGGTAAAGAGACTGGTTCATAACCTGAAGAAAGAAGAAGTAGGAGAAGAAGCTCTCCTTGACCAGGGGAAGGAGACCATCCAGAAAAAGTGCTGTCAGTATCTTTTCATCGAAGCTGATGAGGACCATGTCTCCTGGCAGAGAAAAAGGAAGAAGAGTACCAATCAAACAGGAGAAAGAAAGAAGAGAAAGAAGAAAAGGCTCTTGGCCAAGTTGGTCTATGTCCATGAGGGAAAGGAAAACCCCAATTCCGGGAGAGTTCAGCTCAAAAATTCCCATTACTTTGCTGGTCTCTATCAGGATACCGAAAACCTCTTCTATGAAGTCCTTGACTACTTAGAAGAACACTATGACCTGGATAAGGTGAACTGTATCTTTCTCGGTGGAGATGGAGCTTCCTGGATTAAGAAAGGACTGGAAATCCTTCCCAAATCCCTCTTTGTACTAGACCGCTTTCACCTGGTGAAACGCTTGCAAGCTGCTCTTCATCATAATACTTTCCTTGAAAAGAAAGTCTGGAAAGCTCTGGAAGAAGGTTCCTGGGAAAAGGTGCAAGCAATCCTCCTCCGTGCTCTTTCTGAAAGCAGAGACTCTCAAGAAAGAGCTAAGCTTGAAGACCTCTTCCTCTACCTTAAGAACAACTGGGAAGGAATCCTAAACTCCAAGCGCTATAAAGAACTCCACCTTGCCGTCAGTGCTGAAGGTCATGTGAGTCATGTTCTCTCTGCTCGCTTATCACATCGTCCTATGGGTTGGGGAAAGAAGGGAGCAGATCACATGAGCTATCTGAGAGCCTTGAAGTTCAACCGGTGTTCTATCAGGGATTTCTACTTGAGAACTCATAAACAGGAATTACCTGCTTTCACTCTTTCTCCTGAGAACATCCAAAAAGAGAAAGAAAAAGGAAAGCAGGTTATTCAGGAAGTTTATGGCAACATCCCAGTTATGAAAGGGCCAGTAGATACTCTGCGCCTGACTATCAAAGCTTTAACCCAGGAGATGTCTTGGATTCCTGTGATATAA
- a CDS encoding UPF0236 family transposase-like protein: MNTILTLFGDVTYRRTYYKHKGTREYLHLLDDQIAFRKKRRIDPLLEALVLKKTTELSYQKAGREILPQNQECIVSPEVVKRLVHNLRKDEKKEEEIPEKKRKPGKKLPPSPFLLKP; this comes from the coding sequence ATGAACACCATCCTCACCCTTTTTGGGGATGTCACCTACAGGAGAACCTACTACAAGCACAAAGGCACCAGAGAATACCTGCACCTTCTGGATGACCAGATTGCTTTCAGGAAGAAGAGAAGGATCGATCCTCTCCTGGAAGCCCTGGTTCTTAAGAAGACCACAGAGCTCTCCTACCAGAAAGCGGGGAGGGAAATCCTTCCCCAAAATCAGGAATGTATTGTCAGTCCTGAGGTGGTGAAGAGGCTGGTCCATAATTTGAGGAAAGATGAAAAGAAGGAAGAAGAGATTCCGGAGAAGAAGCGGAAACCAGGAAAGAAGCTCCCCCCTTCACCCTTTCTCCTGAAACCATAA
- a CDS encoding endonuclease NucS domain-containing protein, with product MPQDVKVWEIQDGNTLREIKKSKLEMEERIEDWLEKDISVISTDLLVIGRQVETDFGGVVDLLCLDYNGDVVIVELKRDKTPREVIAQVLDYASWVKDLSNEKISEIANRYLGDRGPLEKAFKERFGEELPEILNEHHKMIIVASEIDSSTERIIEYLSNTYGVGINAATFHYFRNDKGKEFLARVFLIEPSQIEYRTQTKSISKRKPPLTYEELEEIAESNGVGEFYKLLVSGLMPLFDQKGTTRSTIAFIGIVKESRLTIFSIIPGDSDPQQGLRFQVYIDRLAEYLHAKTEDIMQILPPNCKEYEPWVSVNLL from the coding sequence ATGCCCCAAGATGTTAAAGTTTGGGAAATACAAGATGGGAATACCTTGAGAGAGATTAAAAAATCCAAATTGGAAATGGAAGAACGTATTGAAGATTGGCTTGAAAAAGATATTTCTGTAATTTCAACTGACTTGTTAGTAATTGGGCGACAAGTAGAAACAGATTTTGGCGGAGTTGTTGATCTTTTATGTTTGGATTACAACGGAGATGTTGTTATCGTTGAGTTAAAGCGCGACAAGACTCCACGAGAAGTAATCGCTCAAGTACTGGATTACGCTTCATGGGTTAAAGACTTGTCAAACGAGAAAATTAGCGAAATAGCAAATAGGTATCTTGGCGATAGAGGACCGTTAGAAAAGGCGTTTAAAGAAAGATTTGGTGAAGAATTGCCGGAAATCTTAAATGAGCATCATAAGATGATTATAGTTGCATCCGAAATAGACAGTAGCACGGAAAGGATTATTGAATACCTTTCAAACACTTATGGAGTTGGGATAAATGCTGCAACCTTCCACTACTTTCGTAATGATAAAGGCAAGGAATTTTTAGCAAGAGTGTTCTTGATTGAACCAAGCCAAATTGAGTATAGAACTCAGACTAAATCTATTTCAAAGAGAAAACCTCCTCTAACTTATGAGGAATTGGAAGAAATTGCGGAATCTAACGGCGTTGGCGAATTCTATAAACTACTTGTTAGTGGGTTAATGCCCCTTTTCGACCAAAAAGGAACTACCAGAAGCACGATAGCGTTTATCGGAATTGTTAAAGAAAGTCGACTTACTATTTTTAGTATTATTCCAGGAGATAGTGACCCACAGCAAGGATTGCGATTTCAAGTATATATTGATAGGTTGGCTGAATATCTTCACGCAAAAACAGAGGATATTATGCAAATTCTCCCGCCAAATTGTAAAGAATACGAACCCTGGGTTAGTGTAAATTTATTGTAG
- a CDS encoding MarR family transcriptional regulator — translation MQEKEKAVLDFMKNHGKPVRPGDISKATGIDSKEVSAIIKKLKEEGKIYSPKRCYYAPQE, via the coding sequence GTGCAGGAGAAAGAAAAGGCAGTTCTTGACTTCATGAAAAACCATGGGAAACCGGTAAGACCTGGAGATATTTCCAAAGCCACAGGCATTGATAGCAAGGAAGTGAGCGCCATAATCAAAAAATTGAAGGAGGAAGGAAAAATTTATTCGCCAAAAAGGTGCTACTATGCACCACAGGAATAA
- a CDS encoding TIGR00341 family protein, with the protein MVFYVPDEELNKLVDTLQESMDLRYKQVLLEVSSPDFVVSSFLKKAEKKFKTEEETPVEKLIDETKRYIKLDYSKIILTSIAGIIALTGLFMNNVTVIIGAMLLSPLLGPIYAFAVNTAVGKIKYAFRSLANLLVLVLIAILFSCLITLVISAFANLALTPEILTRMDSSYINIFTAILLGFASMFAFSKGIPESTAGVAIAAALLPPAVVVGIMLVKNFWETLSPLILMFENIVGLMVGGLVATLVLNIGPRRYYEKVVAKKFIARTLWFLVSLIVILFFLSTFSK; encoded by the coding sequence ATGGTGTTTTATGTACCAGATGAGGAACTCAACAAACTGGTTGATACCCTGCAGGAATCCATGGACCTCCGTTACAAACAGGTGTTGCTTGAAGTATCGTCTCCCGATTTTGTGGTTTCTTCGTTTCTCAAAAAAGCAGAAAAGAAATTTAAAACGGAAGAAGAGACACCCGTTGAAAAACTCATTGACGAGACCAAGCGCTATATCAAGCTGGATTACAGCAAAATAATTCTCACTTCAATTGCTGGGATAATAGCTCTCACCGGTCTTTTTATGAACAATGTTACCGTTATTATTGGAGCGATGCTCCTTTCTCCTTTGCTGGGGCCAATATATGCATTTGCGGTGAACACTGCAGTTGGAAAAATTAAGTATGCATTTAGAAGTCTGGCAAATCTGCTGGTTTTAGTGTTGATAGCCATTCTTTTTTCCTGTTTGATAACCCTGGTAATTTCTGCTTTCGCGAACCTTGCTTTGACTCCCGAGATTCTTACCAGAATGGATTCAAGTTATATCAATATTTTTACAGCTATACTTCTTGGTTTTGCCTCGATGTTTGCTTTTTCTAAGGGGATACCAGAAAGCACTGCTGGTGTTGCTATCGCTGCGGCGTTGTTACCTCCTGCGGTGGTAGTGGGAATAATGCTGGTTAAGAATTTTTGGGAAACTCTAAGTCCTCTCATCCTGATGTTTGAAAACATAGTTGGACTCATGGTGGGAGGCCTTGTAGCAACCCTGGTTTTAAACATAGGGCCACGCAGGTATTACGAGAAGGTAGTAGCGAAGAAATTTATAGCCAGGACTTTGTGGTTTCTGGTTTCCCTGATAGTGATATTGTTTTTCCTCTCCACATTCAGTAAATAG
- a CDS encoding MGMT family protein, producing the protein MIKKRKSWREKLTDKKDLPKIVRVSSKVAVRWGVRPGDTMVIPSPLEVDEVMRKVPPGKVITINQIRQFLAKKHGVTIACPITTGIFAWIAAHASEEAKNEGEENTTPYWRTLKANGEINPKYPGGVEHQKRLLESEGHQVIKKGQKYLVADYKESLFEI; encoded by the coding sequence ATGATTAAAAAGCGAAAGTCTTGGCGGGAAAAGCTCACCGACAAGAAAGACCTTCCCAAAATAGTGCGGGTTAGCAGTAAAGTAGCCGTCCGCTGGGGCGTGCGGCCTGGCGATACCATGGTAATACCCTCACCACTGGAAGTTGATGAGGTGATGCGAAAAGTCCCTCCGGGGAAAGTAATAACCATCAACCAGATCAGGCAGTTCCTTGCTAAAAAGCATGGGGTGACTATTGCCTGCCCGATAACCACCGGGATTTTCGCCTGGATTGCTGCTCATGCTTCTGAAGAGGCGAAAAACGAAGGGGAAGAAAATACCACTCCTTACTGGAGGACCCTCAAAGCGAACGGTGAGATAAATCCTAAGTATCCTGGAGGGGTGGAACACCAGAAAAGGCTTCTTGAGAGCGAAGGGCACCAGGTGATAAAGAAAGGTCAAAAATATCTGGTAGCCGATTATAAAGAGAGCCTGTTTGAAATCTAA
- a CDS encoding DUF6544 family protein: MIKIILAITGIALISLFVLSLVGSFFFKRGVVSEVQGLFGQKRTEKTEIVTEKDLEGLPEPVQRWLRQTNIVGRKKIFAVRLKQRGLIRTTEEQPWMSARAEQYFTVDNPGFLWKVRVKVNPFLFLVGRDKYFKGKGNMLIKLLAFINVVNAQGREIDQGTMLRYLGEIVWFPSAALNDYVEWQAIDDRSARAIMTYGGITAQAVFSFNENGDVVGFSCKRYMTRNGRYSLEDYSAKLEAHKEFEGIRVPTKGEVSWKLESGDFTYYKLEITDLEYNQPVAF, translated from the coding sequence TTGATAAAAATTATTCTGGCTATCACAGGTATAGCGCTCATTTCCTTATTTGTTCTTTCTTTGGTGGGCAGTTTTTTCTTTAAAAGGGGAGTAGTTAGCGAAGTGCAAGGATTATTCGGGCAGAAAAGAACTGAAAAAACAGAAATAGTAACCGAAAAAGACCTGGAGGGGCTGCCTGAACCTGTTCAAAGGTGGTTGAGACAAACAAATATAGTGGGCAGGAAAAAGATATTTGCAGTGAGGTTGAAGCAAAGAGGGTTAATAAGGACCACGGAAGAGCAACCCTGGATGTCTGCTCGGGCGGAGCAGTATTTCACGGTAGATAACCCGGGATTCCTGTGGAAAGTGAGAGTCAAAGTCAATCCCTTTTTATTCCTGGTGGGTAGAGACAAATATTTCAAGGGGAAAGGCAACATGCTTATCAAGTTACTTGCTTTTATAAACGTTGTTAATGCGCAGGGCAGAGAGATAGACCAGGGTACAATGTTGCGCTACCTTGGTGAAATAGTATGGTTTCCAAGTGCAGCCTTGAATGATTATGTTGAGTGGCAGGCAATTGATGATCGCTCAGCCAGGGCAATCATGACTTACGGTGGAATAACAGCTCAAGCAGTATTCAGTTTTAATGAAAACGGTGATGTCGTCGGGTTTTCTTGCAAAAGATATATGACCAGGAACGGGCGTTATAGCTTGGAAGACTACTCAGCGAAGCTGGAAGCCCATAAAGAGTTTGAAGGCATCAGGGTTCCCACAAAAGGTGAAGTAAGCTGGAAGCTGGAAAGTGGAGACTTTACCTATTACAAACTCGAAATAACGGATCTTGAGTATAACCAGCCTGTCGCTTTTTAA